TCACACGAGCCCGATATGCGCCTCCGCCGCCACACCATGGGTTTTGTGGGTCGTCGTAAATGAAATGCAGGATCTTCATTATTCCAGTGCACCCAGGATGAAGTCGAGTTTCCGCTTGAAGGAGGAGAAAGAATAGCGTGCCCGGAACTCTTTTTGCAGTTCTCCGACCTTTTGGAGAGCCGCTTGATATTGGTTGAGCACGCTCTCGATATTCTCCCTGGCGTCCTTTATATTCTTAAACAGCCATTCGTCCGGCAGGAATCCGGAAATCCCGACGGTGTTCCTGCCGATGACCGGGATGCCGCTGCTGATTGCCTCTAACAGGACAAGCGGGAATCCCTCAAAGTGCGACGGCAGCAAGAGCAGGTCGACCTCCGGGTAGAAATCGGAGTTTCTCACCCAGCCCCGGAATGTCACCTTGTTCCCCATGTCGTATTTCGTTGCCATGTTTTCCAGAAGGATCCGGTCTTCTCCTTCCCCTCCGATCAGAAGTTCCAGATCCTTGAAGTTTCCGTTTTCTGTAAGGTCCCGGAATATTCTGATCCCGTCGTCGAATCCTTTGTGGCGCACAAGCCTGCCGAGCATGCCGATACGCTGCTGCCTGCCGGCATGATGTCCGGTCCTGCCTTCTGCATTGAAGAAATTATTCAGGATAAATACCCTTTTGCCGGGGACGATCTTTTCAAGGTTTTCCCGGTTCAGGTCGGTTATTGTGATAAAGGCATCAGGAAGCCTGTAAACCAGCCTGGCGATCCTGTCTTTCAGGTTGCAGAAGCGTTCTCCGAATACACAAAAGCTGTAAACCGTTGGTATATAGGATACAGTCTTTACGCCGAGTCTTTTGAAGATCAGCAGGCCTTTCATGTTCAGCAGGATATGACCTTGCGGCACAATTGCAAATGCCGGATCGGATTTCCTGACCGTTTCTTTGAGTTTTGGGTAAGACGATATTTTTTCGGCTTCGACGCCGCGCGGGATGTGTTTTGCAAGTTTATCGTTTCGGTACAGAACCGTCGGATGATGGCCCAGTTCCACGGCTGTCTCGGCTATCTTCATGGTCATCAGTTCATGTCCGCCGATCAGGCCGGCCGGGCAGTAGATAATGAAACGGGCCATGGATAAGCCTTTCGCGTATCCTGGAGTTATCCATTTATAATGGCTATATGCATTGGTGATAGATCCGGCCTGATTTCCGTAATCTTCTGGCCGGTATTTAGTGGTGTCTCTATGCCGGTCGTTGTACGAGTTTGTCCCGGACCCGTTTCCAAACCCTGTATAAGGGGGGTGTGTAGAGTCTGAGAAACAAGGCGGCCCTGCGCGGTGCGGGGATGACATAAAGCATGGGATGAACGGCAATGCTTTTCAGGAAATACCTCTTTGCCCTTGCAGTCTTTCCCAGGCTTGCGCTTACAACCGCCGCGCGGCAGTATGCATCAGAGACACCCTTCCGAATCTCTTTTTGATATTCCTTCCCCTCGAGATGTTGTTTGAAAAAATCGTATATTTCCAGGTTCATCTGAAGCTGCGCTGACAACGATTGAGACCAGTAGCCTCCTGCATGGTTTCTGTATACCGCCATAACTTTATTTATCAGCCTGATGCTGCCGCGCCGGGCACAGTGGATGAAAAGCGGCCAGTCGCCTACGGGAATCTTGTAGAACCAGTCCGGAAGTTCTCCAATGGCATCTTTCCGGACCATGGCGGATACCGTTGGGATGAAGTTCAGCCGCAGAAGATCGGTAAG
Above is a window of Deltaproteobacteria bacterium DNA encoding:
- a CDS encoding glycosyltransferase family 4 protein, coding for MPFIPCFMSSPHRAGPPCFSDSTHPPYTGFGNGSGTNSYNDRHRDTTKYRPEDYGNQAGSITNAYSHYKWITPGYAKGLSMARFIIYCPAGLIGGHELMTMKIAETAVELGHHPTVLYRNDKLAKHIPRGVEAEKISSYPKLKETVRKSDPAFAIVPQGHILLNMKGLLIFKRLGVKTVSYIPTVYSFCVFGERFCNLKDRIARLVYRLPDAFITITDLNRENLEKIVPGKRVFILNNFFNAEGRTGHHAGRQQRIGMLGRLVRHKGFDDGIRIFRDLTENGNFKDLELLIGGEGEDRILLENMATKYDMGNKVTFRGWVRNSDFYPEVDLLLLPSHFEGFPLVLLEAISSGIPVIGRNTVGISGFLPDEWLFKNIKDARENIESVLNQYQAALQKVGELQKEFRARYSFSSFKRKLDFILGALE
- a CDS encoding glycosyltransferase; the protein is MIKVSVCLQTYNHASYIKKALESVLMQETDFDYEIIVGEDESSDGTREICIDYAGRYPDRIRLFLRSRKDVIYINGRATGRFNFTENLKAATGKYIALLDGDDYWTDPNKLQEQADFMDTHPGYTVCFHRVQELNEATDRITAVHPAHVKKSYGLTDLLRLNFIPTVSAMVRKDAIGELPDWFYKIPVGDWPLFIHCARRGSIRLINKVMAVYRNHAGGYWSQSLSAQLQMNLEIYDFFKQHLEGKEYQKEIRKGVSDAYCRAAVVSASLGKTARAKRYFLKSIAVHPMLYVIPAPRRAALFLRLYTPPLYRVWKRVRDKLVQRPA